One part of the Eulemur rufifrons isolate Redbay chromosome 16, OSU_ERuf_1, whole genome shotgun sequence genome encodes these proteins:
- the GRAP2 gene encoding GRB2-related adapter protein 2, whose protein sequence is MEAVAKFDFTASGEDELSFHTGDVLKILSNQEEWFKAELGSQEGYVPKNFIDIQFPEWFHEGLSRHQAENLLMGKEVGFFIIRASQSSPGDFSISVRHEDDVQHFKVMRDNKGNYFLWTEKFPSLNKLVDYYRTTSISKQKQIFLRDRSREDQGRRGNSLDRRSQGGPHLSGAVGEEMRPSMNRKLSDHPPALPSQPLQPLQPPQAPLQYALAPQPPPQRYLQHPSFHQERRGGSLDINDGHCGTGLGSEMNAALMHRRHTDPVQLQAAGRVRWARALYDFEALEDDELGFHSGEVVEVLDSSNPSWWTGRLHNKLGLFPANYVAPMTR, encoded by the exons ATGGAAGCTGTCGCCAAGTTTGATTTCACTGCCTCAGGTGAGGACGAACTGAGCTTTCACACTGGAGATGTTCTGAAG ATTTTAAGTAACCAAGAGGAGTGGTTCAAGGCGGAGCTTGGGAGCCAAGAAGGATATGTGCCTAAGAATTTCATAGACATCCAGTTTCCTGA ATGGTTTCACGAAGGCCTCTCGCGACACCAGGCAGAGAACTTACTCATGGGCAAGGAGGTTGGTTTCTTCATCATCCGGGCCAGCCAGAGCTCTCCGGGGGACTTCTCCATCTCTGTCAG GCATGAGGATGACGTTCAGCACTTCAAGGTCATGAGAGACAACAAAGGTAATTACTTCCTGTGGACTGAGAAGTTCCCATCCCTAAATAAGCTGGTGGACTACTATAGGACGACATCCATCTCCAAACAGAAGCAGATCTTCCTAAGGGACAGAAGCCGAGAAGATCAG GGTCGCCGAGGCAACAGCCTGGACCGGAGGTCCCAGGGAGGCCCCCACCTCAGCGGGGCTGTGGGAGAGGAAATGCGGCCCTCCATGAACCGGAAGCTGTCGGACCACCCGCCGGCCCTGCCCTcgcagcccctgcagcccctgcagcccccgcAGGCGCCCCTGCAGTACGCCCTggcgccgcagccgccgccgcagCGCTACCTGCAGCACCCCTCCTTTCACCAG GAGCGCCGAGGAGGCAGCCTCGACATAAACGACGGGCACTGTGGCACCGGCCTGGGCAGCGAAATGAACGCGGCCCTGATGCATCGCAGGCACACAGACCCGGTGCAGCTGCAGGCGGCAGGG CGAGTGCGGTGGGCCCGGGCACTGTACGACTTCGAGGCCCTCGAGGACGACGAGCTAGGATTCCACAGCGGAGAGGTGGTCGAGGTCCTGGACAGCTCCAACCCGTCCTGGTGGACCGGCCGGCTGCACAACAAACTGGGCCTCTTCCCTGCCAACTACGTGGCACCCATGACTCGATGA